A stretch of DNA from Vicia villosa cultivar HV-30 ecotype Madison, WI unplaced genomic scaffold, Vvil1.0 ctg.001310F_1_1, whole genome shotgun sequence:
tgcatctccgaatattTGAAGATCATTTTCCAATTTTCAAGAATGTGGAAGGGACACTAAAGGTGGAAATAACAATCCCTTTGACAATATGTGTTGGAATACTTGGAATGATGATAATTTGGAGGAGGAGTTGGAATGATTTATTGACGTTAAATGAGCAAAGAATGAGCACAAGTAAGAGctaatatggagatgaatttgaaaagattcattttaagtcccacattggagggaacacaaatattagtagtgtGTATATATTCCAACTTGGACAATTGTTGTTGGGCCCAAGGGCACCTACAATTTTGTAAAGGAGTGAGGACACACCAAAATGCAATCATGACACGCGCGCGCCGCCGTCGTCTGTCCGGCCGGCTCGGTCCGGTctaaatgaattaattttttgggACCCGAATTAGTTgaaattaattttcattaattaattaattaattcggtgaaaaattaaatattattatttaaatagtatgaaattaattaatatgtaatattaattaattatgaaatgGTGACGTGTCCTCATATGACCAAGTCTTAACCTAAATGTTAACTGGTTACTTGCCATCTGAGAGTCATACGTGACTTGCTGACCAAGTGAATAATGGCTACCTTGACTAGGCCAGTTCCACTCTCCCATTATATTTCCGCCCACGATTTGGTCAACTCGGTTGGAtctttctttgcctataaatatattGCCTTCATTCATTTTTTTGGTACTCCAGAATTCACATCCGAATTCTCTCGTCTCTCCCTTATTCTACTTCATCTTACAAAAATATTCTTTTCTGTTTTTGACTGGATTTATTCCAGATACTACGACTGGTTCTTAAACCATCTCTGAAGGTGTATTAGACTGATTCATCACACGTGCAAGTGTGAATCGTATTTCTTGAAACGAGCTGTTTTATCTTGGAGGCGTCGTGGGTATTTAAGAACTACTTTGCATAAAtttggcagtaccgcgaaacgtcttaaagaaagtgtATCGATCCGCGACTCAGCCAATAATTTCCTCTGTGGCATTAATTTCTAAAACcgaaaaacaacaattttaagaGGATTTAGTAACTGCCATGTCAACATAGGAAACTTTCGGTAATACTGCGGCCGCTTCTGTGAATGACAAACCATTCAAGTTTGAGGGATCTAATTTCAAACATTGGCAATCAAAGATGAAGTTTTTCTTAACTCTGAAAAAGGTTGCCCACGTTCTGACTGAGGATATCCCTATTGTTCCTTCTGGATCAATCGAGATAACTAATGGTAAGTCAACTGCTGAATCAGATGGAACCTCCAAAAAGGATGGAGTTTCCAAAAAGTATGATGGAGACTCTGCTGCAAAAGAAAAAGCCGCAGCAGATAACTTACAGCTCCAAAAAGAAATTGCCCTATGGCAAGAAAATGATTACCTATGCAAACATCATATTCTGAACAGTCTTGCTGATGACCTGTATGATTACTACAATAATCACAAGACTGCTAAACAGGTTTGGGAAGCTCTCCAAAAGAAGTATGACACTGAAGAAgctggtgcaaagaaatatgctGTGAGTCGCTACTTGAACTACAAGATGGTGGATGAAAAGTTTGTGGAAGCACAAAGCCACGAGATTCAGAAAATTGCTCATGAAATCATTACTGAAGGTATGCCCCTTAATTAACAATTTCAAATTGTTGTAATCATTGACAAACTGCCCCCGGTTGGAAAGATTTAAAAAATGTGCTTCACcacaaaacaaaagaattttCAATCGAGAGTCTGATTAATCGCCTCCAAATTGGAGAGGAAGCTCGGAGACAAGATCAGAAAGATGAAGTCTTAGTTGTTTCGAACAACAAAAAGAGATTTGATGCGGTTCTGAAGCCTACCGACAAACCATTAAAGAATCAGAACCGCAATGctgtgaaccgaattaagaatgggaatcCCTCTAGGGCCCCATCTGCTCCATTTGCTAGGCAGGAACCACCACCTCAGAGAAATGGCGCTCCAGTTTTTACTTGCAATAATTGTGGGAAACCGGGTCATATGGCAAAAAAAATGTAAGAGCAGGCCTAAGCCTGTTGCTGGCTCAAATGCTCATATTAACATGACTGATGAGCCATTTGTTGCTACGATCACTGAAATCAACACGgttgtgtttacggtgatttccggtaaacaaccgctagtctttcaaactataataaatatgatttggttactcgcaggatcgactagattgatcctaggacacatagtcaaaaagattgttatcaatgttcatttgaaccatattcatgattcgtcttcttcaataaccgttgttcgattaaagaacaagtaatcttgataatcactttgttatatgtaagtatgatttcaatgaaaagataagtaacataacatatgaaactaaaaggactgttaaaacgtaaagaatcttagaatgcagaaacgttaaagactttgaaaataaatgacatgaaagtaattcgaaagtaaatgacattaaagtaaagatacagaaatgtaaatggcaagaagtaaatggaatgcagtaattctgaaagatatttgaaaacgaaagataatacacatgtattaaagtggtggtgtcatacgtacattttctcaacgaactctttctcttaacacttgatacttgagtaaatatgtgagtgatttgtacaaaatgaacacacagaatcctaacattaagactcctatttatactagtttcgaccttaacggtcctacactaatctgctgccacgtctctcataagaacttccagcgacgccatctgttacttggacagttacgaaaccgtcttcgaatttcaaatcttcccgcctgagtccgtcttcgacgcgtggcagtgtattaaaaacactacgaaaacacgctaagtagtaatacttgaatatattttataaattttgtctaagtccccgaagacacatactttcactagctttcagtattcattatcttcataacgaacttagaaatctttattctcgaagcatggccatcagtagccattcttttatttttaagggatggccatcagtaaccatctttccttcgattttccacttcttcgaaggacaaatattacaagacgaaatcttcagctaacaaattgcccccaataaatgcctgtttcgaaaatcaacagaaataggcgtttcttgtcatcataagatttcgtttcttattgatctttgagagttccaagactgctgactaacgtcataatcattgatgaccctgttcccgaaacgtcttgtcattttcaaagatgtcttctcataacttacattcccacgtttttgaccttacttcttgatcattactcctacatactaggagtgaagctaatttattcgaccgccgttggattaaatcaccagccgccacgtgttctttgggttttacccaaaagatttaaaaagggtttccgttaaacctttaaatacttggtcttgcacttctatacaacctttcattcctatttcttcatcttcttcaacagaaaaaccaacatcctcaatcttttcaaaatcttgctttcttaatcaaaatctctctatggcttcatcttcaaatgttcttcaacctgttctgaagctccaatcaacaacacggtctggggaacaagagcacattccaaaccctaacaccgaagaagtacgcactatttacgcttcccaggtaatcattccctttgatgatctttaaaggacttgttaaggcTGTCTCTATTGGTGTCAACCGTCAAGGGagtgtgacctgtcttccatacgggagactcctcagttacattttccttaGGAAAGGTGTAGTGAAGAGGATGCGCAATTCTGGatccatggatatgttcgaagctgaaccctcggctgtgctgtccttggaaggtttagaccaaaggattaactagcaagtatttaccttaggttttttatgctttctttttcttttgtaatctcagatcctgttctttggatccttttGTAATGCACGTACTCCTatgttttgaatgaaaaatattttggtgtctctttagactcttttccttccatttaacaatctattctgattgtaaagccattttgatcaatgtgacatatatgttttgacacatgcctgaccattttggctttcgtagtaccctgagtatctacgtttttgcaatctttacttcgtacatacttggtttatatctcttcaaatatttcccgtttactcttaagatcctacgatcttctgctaactcttcaatttcgtaagcattgttcgaaaatacttttaagattcgaaagggtccttcccaatgtggggaccatttacaagtgcctgattctttcgatctataggtaaaataactttccaaactaagtcattattaacaaaagttttacctttcacctttttgttgtatgctctggacactctttccttttgcctttttatcatttccagtgctcgaagtctgtcttcgtccaaatctactaactcattcatcattaactcccagtacacgttgggaggaatgtctgcttgtctttgtattcttaccgattgcaaatatatctcaattgggagtactgcatcatgtccaaacgtcaactggaaaggagttgtatttgtagcttctattggagatgttcgacaagcccagagtgcttgatctaaagtcttatgccagttcttgggtttctttcccacatgtttcttaataaggccaattattttgtttgctgcttcaacctgtccatttgcttgagcgtagtaaggtgtagaagtaaataacttgaaacctatttctctggcaaagtcttgcattgttcgtccagtaaagactgatccctgatcggttgttatactttctgagattccaaacctatatataatatgtttctgaataaactcaatcacagcctcttgatccacatttgccagtggtattgcttcgacccgttttgtgaaatagtctattcctaccaaaatgtacctttgaccattagatgacttggggtgaatttctccaatcaaatctaatgcccatcccctaaaaggccacggttttactatcgtacttaattcgtttgttggagcgtgttggatacctgcatgttcttggcactcttggcaccctttcgcaaactctatgcaatcttttaacatcgaaggccaatacatcccataacgaaacaagagccatttcattttgtgccctgcttgatgtgcaccacatgccccactatgtacgttcgacagagccaagtatgcttctgcttcacccaagcatttcaacaataccccttcaggagttttcttgaacaattcatttcccatcaggaaatatgataaggctctatacttgattttcctgtctgtatccgtcgaaggatttttcagatagttaataattggactcctccaatctgtgtctgccaacgagtctatatttagtacttcgaattcttctttgttggcataacccaattgtgagttctctagatcacttggagaaagtttagtagacattgctcttcctcttacttcaatcaattcctccaacttttcttttgatactttatatcctgaagctaattgtgccaagtcgtttgcttcctggttattcacccttgatacgtgttttaattccacatattcgaatctcttgagtagcctatttgcaatgacaaaatacatgatcaaattctctttgatgcacttgtactcctttgtcaattgtttgatgaccaattcggagtctcctttaatttcgactctggttgcccccaattctaacaaagcctcaagtccagcaattaatgcttcgtattcagcttcattgttggagcataatggaccttcgattttatacttgagctttgttggaattccatcaggagaaattatcaacattccaactccagtaccctctctatgtgttgaaccatcgaagtattacttccaaggttttaagtccacataatgctgatgattctcaaccaccgcatggtcgacaatgaagtctgacacaatttgacctttcattgccttgagaggctgaaatattaatgaatattcagtaagggccaaagcccacttgccaattcgactatgtagtattggcttagataacatatgtttaataacatcacaatgagatgaaacgtaaacatcaactggctttatataatacttaagtttgatacaggagaaatacaagcaaaggcagagcttttctatatcagtatatctagtctctgcatcattgagtactctacttaagtaataaatggctctttcgatgccattctcatcttcttgtgccagcatgctgcctattgttttatctgacgctgaaatgtataggcgcatgtgcttcttcccatttgggggagacagaattggtggacaagtcaagtattgctttatctgatcgaaagcttcttgatgttcagcacgccattcaaattttccttgcttaagccgtagtagaggtgagaaagcttgcgtgcgtccactcaagttagagataaatctccttaagaaatttatcttacccaataatgattgtagttatttcttcgtggatggagacttggtttccataatggcttttgtcttgttctggttaatttctatcccttttttgtggactacgaaacccaagaaatcacctgcctgcacaaagaaagcacatttgagggggttcatcttcaagccatatttcctcattctttcgaatgattggctcagatgatcgagatgactcatacccgaggtagattttaccacaatgtcatctatatatacttgcatgaatgtttctataaagtcatgaaatatagaattcattgctctttgataagttgccccagcgtttttcaaaccaaaaggcatcacaacccattcgtaagtgcctattgcccctgggcaacgaaatgctgttttggatacatcatcttctgctataaagatttgattgtatcccgaatatccatccaacatgctcaaatactcaaaacctgcggctgagtctactagcatttctgctacaggcatgggatactcgtctttaggagtagctgcattaaggtcacgaaagtctatgcatactcttaatgagccattctttttaattacaggtactatattagcaatccattcaacataccttgtagtttggataaatttgcaacgcaagagcctttcgacctctgctttaatcttcgagtgaatctctggcgcgaatcttctgggagtttgctttataggcttcttcccttcttttattggtaattttaattcgactaagtctcttcctagaccaggcatctcatcataatcccaagcaaaacaatctctgttttctttcagcattttgatgaccgttgcttttaattctggttctagtttcgcgctgatatatgttatccttttttgatcattgtctccaagatttacttcttcaagtggatcttgggccaacatctttatgttcgacgccattgggtctttttcgaatcccaaaggttcctcgtcgtatattgcatctaacctttgatttggttcttctcttatgatctcttcgtctggagccgtgtcttcagagagttcgaaactcgtacgtatctccaattctgttattccttctttggttagaactgcatctatctttgtattctccactataccatcttccctccaaattgtcaccctctgatgcattgttgaaggcacaactgctaccccatgaatccattccctaccaagcaaaaggttgtagtttgcttttgctggtataaccatgaacatagttggcctggtaactgagcctactgtcaaattgacctgaacgactcccagtgtttgtcctattttgccttcgtagttagataaaaccatgttatgtggccttatatccgtatcgaacataccaattctctttagcatgtattgagcattaggttcactgctgctcccccatcaactaggactttattaatgccaacattctcaatcttagccctgatatagagtggcttcaaatgatttcgcataccctcatcaggcctttcgaagaaagcattttgTTCTTCAACTGcgccattattcagcacatagtaacacacaggtctgtgttttgccatttcttcgatatcagcctcttcacagtcttccacttcagtttcctgattaaactcgtgagggagtacggatacaacattgcaattcaagtttatagatgacactccatcagaatcaaaatcatttgtcattctatcctcttctttccaggaatttgaacgcatcttttcttcttcatccaagagtttttcagctttgAATAATctacgttccaccggaggtttgtttgactttgccccctggtgtgggacttgcttgctactagattctccagtttctcttggcctgtattccttctgagccttttttattctctgatgccttctccactaggaccgagacataggattttttcctttataattctccaatcgatacgcctctcgatttggtctttgaaattgtttcctatatgccattgcagttctccctccttggtcccaacttcgccatttgttggttcttgcatcagcttgcacccacctatccctaggtgcatctgcagggattttgaatgttacccttcgagctctggggtgtgggctatcaggcctctttgttggagtccatatgtcgaaaccgtacaggttaggacgcaacccctgagtttctcgactcatgtagcagtacacacgttcgaatgatcgtgctagcatttcatcatagactgccccacatctggggcacagagcaacttcagtgtttcctttgtggcatctgaccaaaaatcctactaagctttcctccatccttgggtacagttatagtaggggatttggctctcttcctgggtgttcccatctttcacgtcgagccctttcgaagttggcttcgaccctacgattcagcatgatcgaacaccttggacacatccattgtttaccaccatttctctcatggcaattccagagatagtCTCTGAGGCTCTCAgtttttggaggaacttcgatgcccccattttgcctcgtcagccatgtctctagttcgccaaactcagacactgggcgtctggcgctgaccatgttaaccactgctggaggaacttcagagatttggattttctggagtttcatcctgaggtcttcagtggcctcactgttttcttccttcgatgcttcagttatctctgtcttggaagattcttcaacatcagtattgaagactatgtcaccatttaggctttcagtagcctgctttccattgaacattgttttagtttccacaacttcgacttcagatgcctccaccatgttgatatcttctacctcacagaggctagcgtcagcaatgttcaggggattggtatcgaccctcatgtgactcttggtcttgtcagcaaacttcaaccttccatcattgatagcattttgaattagatccctgaaaagaaaatattgagaagttttatggcctaaaaaaccatgatatttacaaaaaccgcttttcttccgttgttccaacggaggaattttggaatttggaggtagtatcatttggccatcttttaccagtaaatcaaatatttcatcacacttggtaacgtcgaatgtataagttttcttagggaacctatcattcttatcgttttctactgggttttttccatttgcaggatttagcaatttgcaggcataaggtggcgcctctttcaactcagccaagtctatttcgacttcttcagggctatatgagtcattgaaagactcatcatcagcgtcctcggcttcgacgtacgctaccctttccttcttataacttttatttgccctaactttttctgccttcagacgttcgacctgtcgaaccctgtctgctaattgggccatgtccctaaggtattgggtatctagtttctttcttattgaataatctagaccacccgcagccatctcgacaagttcatgctctgggactgttgtaaaacaccttgatttcaacagtcggaacctattcaagtagtcatcaattgtttctgtgaattttctcttaatactggccaattctttcaaacttatcttagtttggcccatatagaattgctcatggaacagcctttctaagtatgcccacgcatctatcgaatttggtggcaaagtagtaaaccaaatgaaggcattctttgtcaacgaactagggaaatatttgatccttaaatcctcgtttcccgctaagtctcctgcttctgtcaaatatctagcaatatgttccaccgttgactcattagtttcgcctgaaaattttgtaaatttgggtaccttagtgcccctaggcaattctgtctgcatgatataatctgatataggggatgtataatttggacgtctaagtccagtactaaggccattattggccataaccctttctatcatggcagttaagttattttctgtagccagattttctcttctgactctttggacaacctcatctgggtgttcgttcctacccacaacccttaatctgggtcgctcttcctccgtttcctgtcgaacggggacggttctttgatttgaagcctctaagttaattactggagttccttcgatcgtctctgttcttcgtgaggggcctacatccctagtggttGTCCTAGATAAcggaactatatcttgtacacgttccataatgggcctctcttcttgattcgaaggctgtttgtctttccttctaggtggtgttactcccatgaactctgccattcgattcatttgagatgatatcttttggaaagtctccacgttttccctatttgtagtagcaatatttgtcactagtgggtttaaaattgaagtcaattctctggccaaagcccctagcatatcatggttgcttgcatccatttcttgtcgaaatgctgcttggttatttgtggtaaagtggggcatctgggtagaaaaactagtgttgtgtgcacttcgacccactgaactaacattcggtgaaaatgtcgcattgttagttggggcatatataggtcctgcccctcgtacgcctgttccatattggtatggcattccatatggattatttggtctccattcgaaaacagaattcgtgccttgaccaaacaaattgtttgcagcatttgtcgaggaacacggtacgtcctctgcacttgtggatgagggtgcggttgtcgacactgaaactggaatagtccctgagggtcctgtattattttcaggcatagcctgggaattatctgcaggtctcgatccatttggacccgttgtatcccgtgttccttgagtggaagtcgaatttgccgctcctgatcctgaaccttgtgggggatcttgatcaccccctgcactggccgtaacgaccattttcttgttgtaccttcgtttgggaatcggttgtgcactgttcgttaat
This window harbors:
- the LOC131634515 gene encoding uncharacterized protein LOC131634515: MKFFLTLKKVAHVLTEDIPIVPSGSIEITNGKSTAESDGTSKKDGVSKKYDGDSAAKEKAAADNLQLQKEIALWQENDYLCKHHILNSLADDLYDYYNNHKTAKQVWEALQKKYDTEEAGAKKYAVSRYLNYKMVDEKFVEAQSHEIQKIAHEIITEDLKNVLHHKTKEFSIESLINRLQIGEEARRQDQKDEVLVVSNNKKRFDAVLKPTDKPLKNQNRNAVNRIKNGNPSRAPSAPFARQEPPPQRNGAPVFTCNNCGKPGHMAKKM